In Candidatus Methylomirabilota bacterium, the genomic window TTTCTGATCCTCCGCTACTCAGGGATGCGGCGGGAGTCGGTCGCCACGCTGCGCGTCCGCAATCTGGACCGCCGCTGGGGCCTCCGCAACGTCCCGGTGAAAGGCGGCCGGACCCGCGACATTCCCCTGCCCGCCGCCGTGACGCAGTATCTGGACCGCTACGTCTCGCAATACCTGTCGACCGAGGTTGACGACGTCAAGTCCGACACGCCGCTCTTCTGGTCCACCTACGGGCAGCGGCGCCAGGGCATCGTCCGCCGGCCGATGGAAGGCAAGAACATTTGGCGCCTCTGCAAGACCTACGGCCGGCAGATCGGCTACCCCATGCTCAAGCCCCATGACCTCCGCCACGGTGTGGCAATGGAGGTCTACGAGCAGCACCATGATCTGGAGCAGGTCCGCGGGCTACTCGGGCACACGCGGATCGAGACGACGCAGCTGTATGCTCAGATCCGGCCGGCCGCGCTCAAACACGCCGTGGAGTTCTACGAAGCGAAAGCGCTCGACGTCCTGAGCCACTAGCGAGGAAGAAACGCGACAAGAGCGGCTTCGTGTTCGAATCCCGTCGGCGACGCGACTCGAACATGCAGCCATAGAACATCAACAAAAACAGCCTGGTGGCCCCAACGGGATTCGAACCCGTGTTTCAGCCTTGAGAGGGCCGTGTCCTGGGCCTCTAGACGATGGGGCCGCGCCGGCGAGACGAGGCAATTGGCTGGGAGAGGAGGACTTGAACCTCCACTACGGGGTCCAGAGCCCCGCGTCCTACCATTAGACGATCTCCCAACCCTCGCAGAGTGTACGTGTGGCTCTTCCGCCCTGTCAAGGCGCGGGGTTAGAGGACAGCCGACTTGAGCGAGCGGCTGGGCTTGAAGCGCGGCACGCGCGTGGCGGGGATGCGGATGGCCTTGCCCGTGCGAGGATTGCGCCCGTTGCGCTCGGCCCGCTTGCTGACCATGAAGGTGCCGAAGCCGCCGATGGTCACGCGTCGTCCCTTCTTGAGGGCGTCGAAGACGCTCAGGTAGAAGGAGTCGAGGGCGCGCTCCGCGGACACCTTGCTCCCGCCCGAGGCCTTGGCCATCGCGGCGACAAGATCGGCCTTGGTCATGGCCTCACATCTCTACTCGAAGGCGGCGCGCGAAGTCAAGATGGTCAGACGCTCGATGGCGCGGAAGAGATCGTCGGCCGCGAAGGGCTTCTCGAGGACGGGCGCCTGCGCCTCTTCCAGGAATTGCCAGGCCGAGGGATTGGCCGTGTCGCCTGTGATGAACACGAAGCGCCTGGCCAGCCCCGCTTGCTCCTGCACGGCCGCGCGGTAGAAGGCCTCCCCGCTCCCGTCCGGCATGCGAATGTCCGAGACGATGACGTCGTAGCGGCTCGCCCGCACGCGCTCGAGGGCCGAGCGCCCCGTGGCGGCGACCTCCACCTGCCAGCCCGCCTCCTTCAGGAGCGTGGTGACGAGGTCGACCATGCCCGGCTCATCGTCCACCACGAGGGCCCGCCGGCCGAAGCCATAGACTCCGGGCTGGTGCGCGGGGCCCGCAGGCGGCGCCGGCTCGGCGCCCACCGCGGCCGGAAGCTCGATGAGAAAGACCGTGCGTCCGGGCTCGCTCTCCACCGTCAGCCGGCCGCCGTGCTGCTGGACGATGCCATAGGACACGCTCAGGCCGAGCCCGGTGCCTTCCCCCACCTTCTTCGTGGTGAAGAAGGGCTCGAAGATGCGCGGAAGGACCTCGCGCGCGATGCCGGGGCCGTTGTCCGCGAACTCGACCACCACCCACGGCTTGCCGTCCGCCACGCGAGAGGCGGCGCGCACGCGGATGGTATCCCCCACCCCACTGCCCAGGATGGCGTGCTCGGCATTCAGCAGGAGATTGAGGAAGACCTGCTGGATCTGATGGATATCGCCCTCGGCCGGCGGCACGTCGGGCTCCTGATCGAAGTCCACCTTGATGCCCGAGAGGCGCAGGCGGGTGGCCCGCAGCGCCACCGTCTGCTCGATGACGGCCGCCACGAGCACGGGGGCGCGCTCGGGCTTCCGCTGGCGCGAGAAGAGCAGCAGGCTCTGGACGATCTTGGCCATGCGCTCGCCCTGCGAGACGATCATCTCGATGGGGCCCTTGAGATCGGCGGGCAGCGGCTTGCCGCGCAGGAGCTGGCCATAGCCGATGACGACGGAGAGCGGGTTGTTGAGCTCGTGGGCCACGCCCGAGACGAGCTGGCCCACGGCGGAGAGCTTGCCCGCCTGCACGAGCTGGGCCTGGGTGTCCTGCAGCTCCCGCAGGCGCGAGGCCAGCTGGTCGTAGAGCCGGCTGTGCTCGATGGCGAGGGCGGCGGGGGCGGCCAGAGTGGCCAGGCGATCCACGTCCTCGGAGTTGAACTGGCGCTCTTTCGCGATGTACGCGACGGAGAGCGCGCCGATCGCCTCGCCGCGGACGAGGAGCGGACAGGCGATGGTCGCCCGGAGCGGCTCGCGCCGCCGGGGGGTCAAGTGGCGCTGGATGCGTCCCGACCACCTCGCGTAGTCATTGACGAGCACGCCGTCCCGCCGCTCCGCCGCGAGCCCGAGGGCGCCTTCGCCGAGCTCGAGCCGCTGGCCCAGCTCGCCCTCGTGCAGCTGATAGCCGCCGCGGATCACGAGATGGTCCTGGCTCTCGGGGCGGAGCCCGACCAGGGCCAGATCCGCGTCGAAAAGCTCGGCGGCCTTGCGGGCGATCAGATTCAGCCGTTCCTCGAGGCTGAAGGGCACGAGAATCTGCTCGATGACCTCTCGAATGGACTCGACGTGTCTAAGGCGCTCGCGGGTCTGCTCGTAGAGCCGCGAGTGATCGAGGGCCAGCGCGGCCTGGTCGGCGAAGGTCTGGAGCAGGGCCACCTCGACCTCGGTGAAGACGCGTCCCGTCGTGTCCGCCACCGAGAGCGCCCCGATCGGACGGCCCTGGACCCGCAGGGGTACCGCGGCAAAGGCGCCGTTACCGGTCTGCTCGATGCGGCGGCGCGCGTCATCCGTCAACCGGATGGTCGGGTCGCTGGTGATGTCGGCCGTCGCGTATGCATGGCCGTCCGCGACCACGCGGCCGGTGACGCCGTAGCCGGCCGGCATCACATGGCCGTACGGTGCGTGAACGCTGTCGGCCTGACCATGGGCGAGCATGGCCAGCGAGCCGTCCGGCTGGAGCAGCCGGAAGCCCGCCGACTGCACGTGGAGGAGCGGCCGTACGCTGTCCACGATGCGCCGACCGATCTCGTGCACCTCGAGGCTGCCCGTGAGCGCCCGGGCCATGCGGGCGAGCTCCTCGGCCTCCTGCTGACGCCGGGTCGCCTCGGTGTAGAGACGCGCGTTCTCGAGGGCCAGCGCGGCCTGGTCGGCGAAGGTCTGGAGCAGGCTCGCCTCCGCCGGAGTGAACTCGCGCCCGGTCATGTCCCCCACCGCGAGGTTGCCGATGATCTCCGACGTCGTCCGGAGCGGCACGGCCAGCACGGCAGCGATCTGCGAGCCGTCGTTCCGACTGCGGAGATCCTCCGTCACCACTACGCCCGGCATGGCGTTGATATCTGGCGACCACACGGCCCGCCCTTCGGCGACGGCACGCGCGCTGATGCCCACGCCCGGCGGCAGCACGTGTCCGGGGGGAATCTGCTCTCGCGCCATCCCGCCCGAGGCCAGCGCGACGAGGGAGCCGTCCCGGCGCCGAAGCCGGATCACCGCGGAGCGCGCCGAGAACACCGCGTTCACGTGCTCGACCGTGCGCTCGGCCACCGCGGTGACGTCGAGGCTCTCGGTGAGCGCGCGCGCCAGCCGAGCCAGCTCCTCGGCCTCGTGCCGCCGTCGCGTCGCTTCCGCGTAGAGCCGGGCCTTGTCGAGCGTCAGGGCCGCGTGGTCACCGAAGGCGCGGGCCAGCCGTTGATCGGCCTCGCTGAAGATCCGGCCCGCGTGGTCGCCCACGGAGAGCACGCCCACAACCTCGTTCTTCACCATCAAGGGCAGCGTGAGGACAGAGCGGTACGGCAGCCCCGCCATCCGGGCCCGGGTTTCCTCGCTGAACGTGATCCGCGGATCCGTGAGGAAGTCGGGCGTGGTGATGAGCCGCCGCTCGCGCACGGCGAGGCCGGCGGCGCCCATGCCGGCCGGGAACCAGAGATCGCCGGGCTTGAGCGTCCCGAAGGAGCCGGTGAGGGCGACCGCGCGCACTTCCCCGGTGGCCGGGTCGACGCGGA contains:
- a CDS encoding HU family DNA-binding protein gives rise to the protein MTKADLVAAMAKASGGSKVSAERALDSFYLSVFDALKKGRRVTIGGFGTFMVSKRAERNGRNPRTGKAIRIPATRVPRFKPSRSLKSAVL
- a CDS encoding site-specific integrase, with translation FLILRYSGMRRESVATLRVRNLDRRWGLRNVPVKGGRTRDIPLPAAVTQYLDRYVSQYLSTEVDDVKSDTPLFWSTYGQRRQGIVRRPMEGKNIWRLCKTYGRQIGYPMLKPHDLRHGVAMEVYEQHHDLEQVRGLLGHTRIETTQLYAQIRPAALKHAVEFYEAKALDVLSH
- a CDS encoding GAF domain-containing protein, whose amino-acid sequence is MRLTIRSKLILLVLAVLLPLLVVAASKFWRDLDEGRRSAQQEQIDTARLVARQLDEVIAGQVENLVAVAAVHSFERVQDSALAALAVRVRDRHPFVLRFYTTDPAGHVLASSDGRAATTATASLNRETIESALQSGAALVGPPEVRRSPEVGQSHDQSVVPIVVPVHDRLGAPVGLVAAELDLQMLSHYLNLLPLGHDQILAIVSTSGAILARTGDPAKFLRRDLGTIPEASALLRRGVGIAEWRSPEGVPLLAGAASMSGAPWLVVSGVPSESAYGPAAARFKRDLIGLSTAMVLALLVAWLIGHRMHSSVRALMRGTRELDAAEGPPITVPTKDELAELAEQFNRAIGDRRRTAAALEGRQRRLRALADINVALSQQLDLEPLLQQITLTLSSLTGARTVVFWMADTARGRITRRAWAADVTIDSVDLPTELTFDQGAVGWIARQGRALFIEDVTRDPRIMATDWAIRHALYAFAGVPVVAGGELLGVLTLNLRREDILREDDEALLVSFASQAAVAVRNARLFAETEDKRKAAETLAGLSRALAEALDTEIISQQISDSLSALLHTGTAGFFRVDPATGEVRAVALTGSFGTLKPGDLWFPAGMGAAGLAVRERRLITTPDFLTDPRITFSEETRARMAGLPYRSVLTLPLMVKNEVVGVLSVGDHAGRIFSEADQRLARAFGDHAALTLDKARLYAEATRRRHEAEELARLARALTESLDVTAVAERTVEHVNAVFSARSAVIRLRRRDGSLVALASGGMAREQIPPGHVLPPGVGISARAVAEGRAVWSPDINAMPGVVVTEDLRSRNDGSQIAAVLAVPLRTTSEIIGNLAVGDMTGREFTPAEASLLQTFADQAALALENARLYTEATRRQQEAEELARMARALTGSLEVHEIGRRIVDSVRPLLHVQSAGFRLLQPDGSLAMLAHGQADSVHAPYGHVMPAGYGVTGRVVADGHAYATADITSDPTIRLTDDARRRIEQTGNGAFAAVPLRVQGRPIGALSVADTTGRVFTEVEVALLQTFADQAALALDHSRLYEQTRERLRHVESIREVIEQILVPFSLEERLNLIARKAAELFDADLALVGLRPESQDHLVIRGGYQLHEGELGQRLELGEGALGLAAERRDGVLVNDYARWSGRIQRHLTPRRREPLRATIACPLLVRGEAIGALSVAYIAKERQFNSEDVDRLATLAAPAALAIEHSRLYDQLASRLRELQDTQAQLVQAGKLSAVGQLVSGVAHELNNPLSVVIGYGQLLRGKPLPADLKGPIEMIVSQGERMAKIVQSLLLFSRQRKPERAPVLVAAVIEQTVALRATRLRLSGIKVDFDQEPDVPPAEGDIHQIQQVFLNLLLNAEHAILGSGVGDTIRVRAASRVADGKPWVVVEFADNGPGIAREVLPRIFEPFFTTKKVGEGTGLGLSVSYGIVQQHGGRLTVESEPGRTVFLIELPAAVGAEPAPPAGPAHQPGVYGFGRRALVVDDEPGMVDLVTTLLKEAGWQVEVAATGRSALERVRASRYDVIVSDIRMPDGSGEAFYRAAVQEQAGLARRFVFITGDTANPSAWQFLEEAQAPVLEKPFAADDLFRAIERLTILTSRAAFE